From the Tenacibaculum dicentrarchi genome, the window CTTTTAAATGATTTTCCTTCAGATTTTGAAGTAAAATTAAATTATGCCGAATCACTTCTTTGGAATAAAAATTATAATAAAGCTGAAAATTATTATCAAAATTTAATATCAGAGAATGACAAAAGTTTTTCTGCCCTTTTAGGATATGCAAATACATTATCTAATTTAAAAAAATTTAATAAAGCGATTAAATATGTAGACAAGGCATTATTGGTATTACCTAAAAATAAAAATGCATTAGTTTCTAAAAAATATATGCGATTAGGTTTGGCAAACAGTAAAGTAAATTCTAAAAATTACACTGATGCTGAAAAAATATTAAAAGAAAATTTTATCGATTTTAAAAAAGATAAAGAAACTTTATTAAACTTAGCTAATCTTTATCTAATTTCAAATCAAATAGATAAAGCTAAAAAAACATATATTATTATTGGTGAAGATTCAACTAATAAATTAACCTCTTTAAATGGAATTTCATTAGCAAATCATCTTGATAGTAATGACAAACAAGCTTTAATGGTTAGTAAAAAAGCTATTAATCTTTTAGATAACAAGACAGAAACTACTATAACAAATCAAACTAAAGAACGTTTTATACAAGCTTTAATATGGAATAATAAATACTCTTTAGCAGAAAAAGAAATCAACAAATTATTAATCAATAATAAAAATCCTGAAAATTGGATAATTTCATTAAGAGCGACTTTAAATATTTATAAAAGTGATTTTAAAAAAAGTATTGCTGATTATAATTTGATATTAAAAAAAGATAGTACTTCTTTTGATGGTAACTTAGGTAAAGCAAACGCACTAAAAGCTTCAGGATACTTTATAAATGCCTATAAAAGTGCTAAAAACACTTTAAAATTTTATAAAAAACAAAAAGATGCGACTAATTTTATCAAAAATTTAGATAAATCATTTACTCCTTTTATAGAAGTTAAAGCAGCATATTCATTTGATAATGGTAATAATGAAGCTTATTTATACTCTGCTAATTCAGAATTTCCATTTTCAACAAAACTTAAATTATTTGGTAATTACAGCTATAGAACAACAAGTAATACTGTAACTAAAGTTAGTGGTATTTCTAATAATTTTTCAGCAGGAATATCTTATCAATTATTAAATAATGTAACCTTTAAAGGAACTTTAGGAGTTAGTGCTTCTGATACTGATACAAATAAATTCAGTCAATTATTAGCTGATTTATCTTTAAAAATAAAACCTTTTAAACTTCAAAATTTAGAATTAGGCTATAAAAGAGAAATTCAAAACTTTAATGCCGATTTATTAGATAAAGAAATTGTTCAGAATAATTTTTTAATAAACTATAGTTTAAATACCAATTTTAAACTCGGTTGGTACACACAGCTTTACTACACCTCTCAAAGTGATGAAAATACACGAAATTTATTATTCACGTCACTTTATTATAATATATTTAAAAAACCATCTTTAAAGGCTGGTATCAATTATCAGAATATATCTTTTAAAAATCAAGTTCCTACTATTTATTTTAGTCCTAGTAAGTTTAGTGCTGGTGAGATTTTTATCAATATTATAAAAGATGAAAATATAGCTAAAAAGAAAGAATGGTTTTATGAACTAACTGCTGCAACAGGATTTCAGTTTATTGAAAATAATAAAAAACAAAGCACTTATAGAATTCAAGCTAAATTAGGATACAAATTTTCAGAACGCAGTTTATTAAATCTATATGGAACTCAAAGTAATATAGCATCTGCAACAACAGCTACAGGTGCTTCAGATTTTACTTTTACCGAAATTGGTTTACGCTTTAAATGGTATCTCTTAAAAAAACCTGTATTTAAAAAAAAAGAGTAAAAGAAAAATTCTTTTACTCTTTCACTTAAAAAAATAGCATTTATTATTAATTTTTTAATTGATTATTAACTTTACAACTTTATGATCTTCTGACGCCCCTATAATTTTACAAAAATACAAACCAGTACTTAAGCGTTCTTTTTTAAGTGTTATCTTATTTTCACCAACTATTGTTGTGTAAGGAATTTCTTTTACTACTCTTCCTAATTGATTGTAAATAACTAGCCGTACGGTTGCTATCTGATTGGTATTAAAATAAATTTCAGATATTTTTTCCAACGGATTTGGAACAGCTTTCAAAGAATTTCCTTCTGTAATTGATTCAGGTATTACAATTTTATTACTTGTCGAAAATCGGATATTTTCTAAATTAATTTTTTTTGTAACCATTGTTCCTTGTTCAGATAACATAGTAAATACGATAGTTGTTATATCATTTAGAATAAGTTCTGTTCCATTAGTTGATTTAAAATCTGAAAAATATATCACATAATCTTCAAAATTTTCTGTTACAGAAATTGTTGCTTTAAATTGTTCTTCCCAACTAGCAATACTTTGTTTTATAAATGTAACCTCAACATTTC encodes:
- a CDS encoding tetratricopeptide repeat protein; the encoded protein is MKIKNLTFLVLFIISNTLFSQNMKEGFTFLETGKYKQAESFFKNILESHPTNKTARLCYGRALGLNGSTDKAVELFINLLNDFPSDFEVKLNYAESLLWNKNYNKAENYYQNLISENDKSFSALLGYANTLSNLKKFNKAIKYVDKALLVLPKNKNALVSKKYMRLGLANSKVNSKNYTDAEKILKENFIDFKKDKETLLNLANLYLISNQIDKAKKTYIIIGEDSTNKLTSLNGISLANHLDSNDKQALMVSKKAINLLDNKTETTITNQTKERFIQALIWNNKYSLAEKEINKLLINNKNPENWIISLRATLNIYKSDFKKSIADYNLILKKDSTSFDGNLGKANALKASGYFINAYKSAKNTLKFYKKQKDATNFIKNLDKSFTPFIEVKAAYSFDNGNNEAYLYSANSEFPFSTKLKLFGNYSYRTTSNTVTKVSGISNNFSAGISYQLLNNVTFKGTLGVSASDTDTNKFSQLLADLSLKIKPFKLQNLELGYKREIQNFNADLLDKEIVQNNFLINYSLNTNFKLGWYTQLYYTSQSDENTRNLLFTSLYYNIFKKPSLKAGINYQNISFKNQVPTIYFSPSKFSAGEIFINIIKDENIAKKKEWFYELTAATGFQFIENNKKQSTYRIQAKLGYKFSERSLLNLYGTQSNIASATTATGASDFTFTEIGLRFKWYLLKKPVFKKKE